The following is a genomic window from Saccharicrinis carchari.
GTAACCCTTCAACGAAGTACATCTTGTTTAAGATTCGATAAGCAATTTACTTTGTAAGCTAATTTTAAAATTTACAGCTATGCAAGAGAAAATGTTTATGTTAATGGAAACGTGGGAATCAGGTAACCTAAGCCCCAGACTTTTTTGTGAGAGTCACGACATAAAAGAACACGTTTTTTATTATTGGAGAAAGAAATATCTTAAAAGCAAGACTTCATCGACAGCACGTTTTGTCCCGGTTTCAATCGAAAATAACGCAGAAAGGGATGTGCCC
Proteins encoded in this region:
- the tnpA gene encoding IS66 family insertion sequence element accessory protein TnpA is translated as MQEKMFMLMETWESGNLSPRLFCESHDIKEHVFYYWRKKYLKSKTSSTARFVPVSIENNAERDVPTVEIAYPNGTVVRLGNGASLSIVRSLIGLI